In a genomic window of Vespula vulgaris chromosome 21, iyVesVulg1.1, whole genome shotgun sequence:
- the LOC127071263 gene encoding putative uncharacterized protein DDB_G0282133 isoform X4 has product MSKKNKKRKEGENQAVINWEEDGYFPRKIKEEMKSMWEIPQIYQFLHFTKDILNIPQITIYEMERMLVIPRASKQLANIMTCLLSCPITKAKLHKIPPMPYEFWTNILMHKINNWFKLYYGKHKDVIKVLETIGIEPEFWDIFPEASIFADRDFEDLSFKQRVWLLKTICDTLMHTRKTIQEKIANHAWEDQVEINLGTDRHGAKYIYFPQFISSELRIYRHCMNNNILSTSKPIIPKTVAESETKTKVNNPPVQGKVKKSRKRKARWQNGLCSKIRKDKSAKPPEKKIDKQFYICNCIDSAMNSQTSEDTDLNCTSTNSNSNNNNNNNNINLNDFDRKRTRNSIKTSEISTMSNNTKYSNTNSSSYDNNVSNESQLIDKNVKESTFKGFLRSPDEKDGIAMINQLLNRLKTEMDIKYINSHVMVENMTDAKDDVENSISIEANENNFESISNECDSSKHCLDNLSNNSKTDDEKLNEIIVIGNTILKDKTFPTNFEDINDLDSSTSKSDDEKLNGSETSIINKMKNISNDVPDTINKCNIRQRKRSSNNGEMKDTKKKDNIISEFVLEDETQNGIRRSLRSKGNLQIEHKSFCNDINQMINADINTEEVNPNENNPERKSEAASFKRMLRELGVSNFRLVADSVETLRNLISSFLLNTPESCEVKLVSKLTELLQSVENVETVLKDTTKKAKAKLLKEWTNFKIGMEDQDSSSESGVSSNWWILGSQDYKLPTANDATLQTLSKSTLSPISTQSCAHSSEYNNDKEQCTSGKEKEYKKSKSKEQHDEKSNHREQQENGENSEGKNQQKHKEDKECNRKEEEQQTRRVLRARGISSYTEQLYPYEEIDESELGEWTDIKAVYAPPSAQTCASTTYSSSKNRHDNHWSEKEDSDQDWILPGSRRRKNKRSSNNKKLKSLQAKNLNKKTNVQDTRKESTSSHKIPNNSRILPASSTLNKIKYPQIQQDSVRTISSIEANKIDYVDSVHSELDIKDETPILDTVSNQYKNNYNMNGISYLVQSNPTVIGLTQPNTFVQTNSLIPSIVPSFQPNYYMQEVQPEYVVYDQQSSFVPLQQSIIQQVPCIVTSQEIINHSRYSPYFINATKSQSNLLNDQSPKDQSENSNLIKIVQSDNNVNKIPQKKASTSQSNSSTTKHNTTKRCSLNSTSQKAKSLNRNTNDPKKKTTSLIILSDSDDEIEIINEKTTNNQKDKSPQDQESNIEEIANTTLKNIIPQEIMQRIHQGCISITPIKPAPIQNTPTQLVVVVNETGNYYALALPNGSKLILTPEQVAQIRASNGGKLVL; this is encoded by the exons atgtcgaagaagaataaaaagcgTAAAGAGGGCGAGAACCAGGCCGTAATTAATTGGGAAGAAGATGGttattttccaagaaaaataaaagaagaaatgaaatccATGTGGGAA ataccacaaatttatcaatttcttcatttcaCCAAAGACATTCTAAATATACCCCAGATAACTATTTATGAAATGGAAAGAATGCTCGTTATACCAAGAGCTTCAAAGCAGTTAGCAAATATCATGACATGTTTATTAag cTGTCCTATAACCAAAGCAAAACTGCATAAAATACCACCAATGCCCTATGAATTCTGGACGAATATTTTAATgcataaaataaacaattggTTCAAACTTTATTATGGAAAACACAAAGATGTGATAAAA GTTCTAGAAACTATTGGTATTGAACCAGAATTCTGGGATATTTTTCCTGAGGCATCAATATTTGCTGATAGAGACTTTGAAGACTTGAGTTTTAAACAACGAGTATGGCTTTTAAAGACTATCTGTGATACTCTtatg CATACAAGAAAAAcaattcaagaaaaaattgcTAATCATGCATGGGAAGATCaagttgaaataaatttaggAACCGATCGTCATGGAgctaaatatatttattttccacAGTTCATCAGTAGCGAATTGAGAATATATAGACAttgtatgaataataatattctttccaCTTCGAAG CCTATAATACCAAAGACAGTTGCAGAATCcgaaacgaaaacaaaagtaaataatccTCCAGTACagggaaaagtaaaaaaaagtagaaaaagaaaggccAGATGGCAGAATGGATTATGTTCAAAGATTAGAAAGGATAAATCTGCAAAACCtccagaaaagaaaatagataagcaattttatatttgtaattgtaTCGATAGTGCCATGAATTCACAAACTAGTGAAGACACAGACTTAAATTGTACAAGCACAaacagtaatagtaataataacaataataataataacataaatttaaacgattttgacagaaagagaacgagaaattCAATAAAGACATCTGAAATAAGTACAATgtcaaataatacaaaatacagCAATACAAACTCGAGTAGttatgataataatgtatCAAATGAAAGTCagttaattgataaaaatgttaaagaaagTACATTTAAAGGATTTTTGAGATCGCCCGATGAAAAAGACGGCATAGCAATGATTAATCAGttattaaatagattaaaGACAGAaatggatataaaatatattaactctCACGTAATGGTAGAAAATATGACAGATGCAAAAGATGATgttgaaaattctatttcaatagaagcaaatgaaaataattttgaatcaATTTCAAACGAATGTGATTCAAGTAAACATTGCTTGGataatttatctaataattcCAAAACGgatgatgaaaaattaaatgaaattattgtaattggaaatacaatattaaagGATAAAACATTTCCAACGAATTTCGAAGATATTAATGATTTAGATTCATCAACATCAAAGTCGgatgatgaaaaattaaatggaaGTGAAAcatctataattaataagatgaagaatatttcaaatgatgTACCTGATACTATTAATAAATGCAATAttagacaaagaaagagatcatCAAACAATGGAGAAatgaaagatacaaaaaaaaaagataatatcatTAGCGAATTTGTTCTTGAAGATGAAACACAGAATGGCATTAGAAGAAGTCTTAGGTCAAAAGGAAATCTACAAATAGAACATAAATCATTTTGTAACGATATTAACCAAATGATAAATGCAGATATTAACACAGAAGAAGTTAATCctaatgaaaataatcctgagagaaagagtgaagcAGCCTCTTTTAAAAGAATGCTCAGAGAACTTGGTGTATCCAATTTTCGACTCGTAGCTGATAGCGTTGAAACTTTGAGAAATCTTATTTCAAgttttttgttaaataca cCAGAATCATGTGAAGTAAAATTAGTGAGTAAATTGACAGAACTATTGCAGTCAGTTGAAAACGTTGAAACGGTCCTGAAAGATACAACAAAAAAGGCTAAAGCAAAGCTACTAAAGGAATGGACTAATTTTAAGATTGG TATGGAGGATCAGGATTCATCCAGTGAAAGTGGTGTCAGCTCTAATTGGTGGATTCTTGGATCACAGGACTATAAATTGCCAACTGCCAATGATGCAACGTTACAGACGTTATCGAAATCTACCTTATCCCCAATTAGTACCCAAAGTTGTGCCCATTCATCAGAATATAACAACGACAAAGAACAATGCAcaagtggaaaagaaaaagaatataagaaaTCAAAAAGCAAAGAACAACATGATGAAAAATCAAACCATAGAGAGCAACAAGAAAATGGGGAAAATAGTGAAGGGAAAAATCAACAAAAACACAAGGAAGATAAAGAgtgtaatagaaaagaagaag AACAACAAACTCGAAGAGTTCTACGAGCGCGAGGAATTTCCTCTTACACAGAACAATTGTACCCATATGAGGAGATCGATGAGAGCGAGTTGGGTGAATGGACCGACATTAAGGCCGTCTACGCGCCTCCCAGCGCACAGACCTGTGCATCCACTACTTACTCTTCTTCGAAAAACAGACACGACAACCATTGGTCAGAGAAAGAGGACTCAGACCAAGATTGGATATTACCAGGCTCTCgcagaaggaaaaataaacgtTCGT ccaataataaaaaactaaaatcCTTACAAgctaaaaatttaaataagaaaacaaatgttCAAGACACGCGTAAAGAAAGTACATCAAGTCATAAG ATACCCAATAATTCGAGAATATTACCAGCGTCGTCTACtttgaacaaaattaaatatccaCAAATACAACAAGATTCAGTACGAACGATATCCTCTATAGAAGCAAATAAAATCGACTATGTAGATAGCGTGCATTCAGAATTAGATATAAAAGACGAGACCCCAATTCTTGATACCGTAtcaaatcaatataaaaataattacaatatgaATGGAATAAGTTATCTAGTACAGTCGAATCCAACTGTGATTGGTTTAACACAACCAAATACTTTCGTACAAACGAATTCATTAATTCCAAGTATCGTGCCTTCTTTTCAACCAAATTACTATATGCAAGAAGTGCAACCAGAATATGTGGTTTATGATCAACAATCTAGTTTTGTTCCATTACAGCAATCAATAATACAACAGGTACCATGTATAGTAACATCtcaagaaattataaatcattcaagATACTCACCATATTTTATAAACGCAACGAAATCGCAATCAAATTTGCTAAATGATCAATCACCAAAAGATCAATctgaaaattcaaatttaattaagatAGTTCAGTCGGACAATAACGTGAATAAAATACCACAGAAGAAAGCATCTACTTCGCAATCTAATTCTAGTACTACTAAACATAATACTACAAAACGATGCTCACTAAATTCAACATCGCAAAAAGCAAAAAGTTTAAATCGAAATACAAACGATCCTAAAAAGAAGACTACgtcattaattattctaagTGATAGTGAtgatgaaattgaaattatcaatgaaaaaacaacaaataatCAGAAGGACAAAAGTCCACAAGATCAGGAATCTAATATTGAAGAAATAGCGAATACTAcattaaagaatataattccTCAAGAAATTATGCAACGTATACATCAAGGTTGTATCTCAATAACACCAATAAAACCAGCCCCTATACAAAATACTCCAACACAGTTGGTCGTTGTTGTTAACGAAACGGGAAATTATTATGCTTTAGCATTACCTAATGGAAGTAAGCTTATTTTGACACCTGAACAAGTAGCACAAATTAGAGCTTCAAATGGTGGAAAACTTGTTCTATAA
- the LOC127071263 gene encoding putative uncharacterized protein DDB_G0282133 isoform X3, producing the protein MSKKNKKRKEGENQAVINWEEDGYFPRKIKEEMKSMWEIPQIYQFLHFTKDILNIPQITIYEMERMLVIPRASKQLANIMTCLLSCPITKAKLHKIPPMPYEFWTNILMHKINNWFKLYYGKHKDVIKVLETIGIEPEFWDIFPEASIFADRDFEDLSFKQRVWLLKTICDTLMHTRKTIQEKIANHAWEDQVEINLGTDRHGAKYIYFPQFISSELRIYRHCMNNNILSTSKPIIPKTVAESETKTKVNNPPVQGKVKKSRKRKARWQNGLCSKIRKDKSAKPPEKKIDKQFYICNCIDSAMNSQTSEDTDLNCTSTNSNSNNNNNNNNINLNDFDRKRTRNSIKTSEISTMSNNTKYSNTNSSSYDNNVSNESQLIDKNVKESTFKGFLRSPDEKDGIAMINQLLNRLKTEMDIKYINSHVMVENMTDAKDDVENSISIEANENNFESISNECDSSKHCLDNLSNNSKTDDEKLNEIIVIGNTILKDKTFPTNFEDINDLDSSTSKSDDEKLNGSETSIINKMKNISNDVPDTINKCNIRQRKRSSNNGEMKDTKKKDNIISEFVLEDETQNGIRRSLRSKGNLQIEHKSFCNDINQMINADINTEEVNPNENNPERKSEAASFKRMLRELGVSNFRLVADSVETLRNLISSFLLNTPESCEVKLVSKLTELLQSVENVETVLKDTTKKAKAKLLKEWTNFKIGSMEDQDSSSESGVSSNWWILGSQDYKLPTANDATLQTLSKSTLSPISTQSCAHSSEYNNDKEQCTSGKEKEYKKSKSKEQHDEKSNHREQQENGENSEGKNQQKHKEDKECNRKEEEQQTRRVLRARGISSYTEQLYPYEEIDESELGEWTDIKAVYAPPSAQTCASTTYSSSKNRHDNHWSEKEDSDQDWILPGSRRRKNKRSSNNKKLKSLQAKNLNKKTNVQDTRKESTSSHKIPNNSRILPASSTLNKIKYPQIQQDSVRTISSIEANKIDYVDSVHSELDIKDETPILDTVSNQYKNNYNMNGISYLVQSNPTVIGLTQPNTFVQTNSLIPSIVPSFQPNYYMQEVQPEYVVYDQQSSFVPLQQSIIQQVPCIVTSQEIINHSRYSPYFINATKSQSNLLNDQSPKDQSENSNLIKIVQSDNNVNKIPQKKASTSQSNSSTTKHNTTKRCSLNSTSQKAKSLNRNTNDPKKKTTSLIILSDSDDEIEIINEKTTNNQKDKSPQDQESNIEEIANTTLKNIIPQEIMQRIHQGCISITPIKPAPIQNTPTQLVVVVNETGNYYALALPNGSKLILTPEQVAQIRASNGGKLVL; encoded by the exons atgtcgaagaagaataaaaagcgTAAAGAGGGCGAGAACCAGGCCGTAATTAATTGGGAAGAAGATGGttattttccaagaaaaataaaagaagaaatgaaatccATGTGGGAA ataccacaaatttatcaatttcttcatttcaCCAAAGACATTCTAAATATACCCCAGATAACTATTTATGAAATGGAAAGAATGCTCGTTATACCAAGAGCTTCAAAGCAGTTAGCAAATATCATGACATGTTTATTAag cTGTCCTATAACCAAAGCAAAACTGCATAAAATACCACCAATGCCCTATGAATTCTGGACGAATATTTTAATgcataaaataaacaattggTTCAAACTTTATTATGGAAAACACAAAGATGTGATAAAA GTTCTAGAAACTATTGGTATTGAACCAGAATTCTGGGATATTTTTCCTGAGGCATCAATATTTGCTGATAGAGACTTTGAAGACTTGAGTTTTAAACAACGAGTATGGCTTTTAAAGACTATCTGTGATACTCTtatg CATACAAGAAAAAcaattcaagaaaaaattgcTAATCATGCATGGGAAGATCaagttgaaataaatttaggAACCGATCGTCATGGAgctaaatatatttattttccacAGTTCATCAGTAGCGAATTGAGAATATATAGACAttgtatgaataataatattctttccaCTTCGAAG CCTATAATACCAAAGACAGTTGCAGAATCcgaaacgaaaacaaaagtaaataatccTCCAGTACagggaaaagtaaaaaaaagtagaaaaagaaaggccAGATGGCAGAATGGATTATGTTCAAAGATTAGAAAGGATAAATCTGCAAAACCtccagaaaagaaaatagataagcaattttatatttgtaattgtaTCGATAGTGCCATGAATTCACAAACTAGTGAAGACACAGACTTAAATTGTACAAGCACAaacagtaatagtaataataacaataataataataacataaatttaaacgattttgacagaaagagaacgagaaattCAATAAAGACATCTGAAATAAGTACAATgtcaaataatacaaaatacagCAATACAAACTCGAGTAGttatgataataatgtatCAAATGAAAGTCagttaattgataaaaatgttaaagaaagTACATTTAAAGGATTTTTGAGATCGCCCGATGAAAAAGACGGCATAGCAATGATTAATCAGttattaaatagattaaaGACAGAaatggatataaaatatattaactctCACGTAATGGTAGAAAATATGACAGATGCAAAAGATGATgttgaaaattctatttcaatagaagcaaatgaaaataattttgaatcaATTTCAAACGAATGTGATTCAAGTAAACATTGCTTGGataatttatctaataattcCAAAACGgatgatgaaaaattaaatgaaattattgtaattggaaatacaatattaaagGATAAAACATTTCCAACGAATTTCGAAGATATTAATGATTTAGATTCATCAACATCAAAGTCGgatgatgaaaaattaaatggaaGTGAAAcatctataattaataagatgaagaatatttcaaatgatgTACCTGATACTATTAATAAATGCAATAttagacaaagaaagagatcatCAAACAATGGAGAAatgaaagatacaaaaaaaaaagataatatcatTAGCGAATTTGTTCTTGAAGATGAAACACAGAATGGCATTAGAAGAAGTCTTAGGTCAAAAGGAAATCTACAAATAGAACATAAATCATTTTGTAACGATATTAACCAAATGATAAATGCAGATATTAACACAGAAGAAGTTAATCctaatgaaaataatcctgagagaaagagtgaagcAGCCTCTTTTAAAAGAATGCTCAGAGAACTTGGTGTATCCAATTTTCGACTCGTAGCTGATAGCGTTGAAACTTTGAGAAATCTTATTTCAAgttttttgttaaataca cCAGAATCATGTGAAGTAAAATTAGTGAGTAAATTGACAGAACTATTGCAGTCAGTTGAAAACGTTGAAACGGTCCTGAAAGATACAACAAAAAAGGCTAAAGCAAAGCTACTAAAGGAATGGACTAATTTTAAGATTGG CAGTATGGAGGATCAGGATTCATCCAGTGAAAGTGGTGTCAGCTCTAATTGGTGGATTCTTGGATCACAGGACTATAAATTGCCAACTGCCAATGATGCAACGTTACAGACGTTATCGAAATCTACCTTATCCCCAATTAGTACCCAAAGTTGTGCCCATTCATCAGAATATAACAACGACAAAGAACAATGCAcaagtggaaaagaaaaagaatataagaaaTCAAAAAGCAAAGAACAACATGATGAAAAATCAAACCATAGAGAGCAACAAGAAAATGGGGAAAATAGTGAAGGGAAAAATCAACAAAAACACAAGGAAGATAAAGAgtgtaatagaaaagaagaag AACAACAAACTCGAAGAGTTCTACGAGCGCGAGGAATTTCCTCTTACACAGAACAATTGTACCCATATGAGGAGATCGATGAGAGCGAGTTGGGTGAATGGACCGACATTAAGGCCGTCTACGCGCCTCCCAGCGCACAGACCTGTGCATCCACTACTTACTCTTCTTCGAAAAACAGACACGACAACCATTGGTCAGAGAAAGAGGACTCAGACCAAGATTGGATATTACCAGGCTCTCgcagaaggaaaaataaacgtTCGT ccaataataaaaaactaaaatcCTTACAAgctaaaaatttaaataagaaaacaaatgttCAAGACACGCGTAAAGAAAGTACATCAAGTCATAAG ATACCCAATAATTCGAGAATATTACCAGCGTCGTCTACtttgaacaaaattaaatatccaCAAATACAACAAGATTCAGTACGAACGATATCCTCTATAGAAGCAAATAAAATCGACTATGTAGATAGCGTGCATTCAGAATTAGATATAAAAGACGAGACCCCAATTCTTGATACCGTAtcaaatcaatataaaaataattacaatatgaATGGAATAAGTTATCTAGTACAGTCGAATCCAACTGTGATTGGTTTAACACAACCAAATACTTTCGTACAAACGAATTCATTAATTCCAAGTATCGTGCCTTCTTTTCAACCAAATTACTATATGCAAGAAGTGCAACCAGAATATGTGGTTTATGATCAACAATCTAGTTTTGTTCCATTACAGCAATCAATAATACAACAGGTACCATGTATAGTAACATCtcaagaaattataaatcattcaagATACTCACCATATTTTATAAACGCAACGAAATCGCAATCAAATTTGCTAAATGATCAATCACCAAAAGATCAATctgaaaattcaaatttaattaagatAGTTCAGTCGGACAATAACGTGAATAAAATACCACAGAAGAAAGCATCTACTTCGCAATCTAATTCTAGTACTACTAAACATAATACTACAAAACGATGCTCACTAAATTCAACATCGCAAAAAGCAAAAAGTTTAAATCGAAATACAAACGATCCTAAAAAGAAGACTACgtcattaattattctaagTGATAGTGAtgatgaaattgaaattatcaatgaaaaaacaacaaataatCAGAAGGACAAAAGTCCACAAGATCAGGAATCTAATATTGAAGAAATAGCGAATACTAcattaaagaatataattccTCAAGAAATTATGCAACGTATACATCAAGGTTGTATCTCAATAACACCAATAAAACCAGCCCCTATACAAAATACTCCAACACAGTTGGTCGTTGTTGTTAACGAAACGGGAAATTATTATGCTTTAGCATTACCTAATGGAAGTAAGCTTATTTTGACACCTGAACAAGTAGCACAAATTAGAGCTTCAAATGGTGGAAAACTTGTTCTATAA